A region of Desulfolithobacter dissulfuricans DNA encodes the following proteins:
- the nifD gene encoding nitrogenase molybdenum-iron protein alpha chain, translating to MTTAPEKKPVQWDPTDIKAELLKKYPPKVARKRARQILINEALENDTPEILANVRTIPGIITMRGCTYAGCKGVILGPTRDIVNLVHGPIGCSFYAWLTRRNQTDAGEDGEQYMNYTFSTDMQDSDIIFGGEKKLEMAIQEAYDTFHPKAIAVFATCPVGLIGDDIHTVARKMKEKFGDCNVFAFSCEGYKGVSQSAGHHIANNQVFRHIVGTNDEPQEGEYRINLLGEYNIGGDGFEIDRIFKKCGITNVATFSGNSTYDQFATSHQADLNCVMCHRSINYVADMLETKFGIPWVKVNFIGAEATAKSLRKIAAYFGDQELIDRVEKVIEEEMPAVKAAQEDVLPRTSGKTAMIFVGGSRAHHYQELFKEMGMKTISAGYEFAHRDDYEGRHVLPKLKVDADSRNIEEIEVEPDETRYRPRKTPEELKALEEAGLKFKSYEGLLPDMEEGTLVIDDLNQYEAEKLVELMKPDIFCAGIKEKFSIQKLGIPMKQLHSYDSGGPYAGFKGAINFYNEIDRLVNSRVWSYMKAPWQENPQLSGAYVWE from the coding sequence ATGACAACAGCACCTGAAAAAAAACCGGTGCAGTGGGATCCCACTGACATCAAGGCGGAACTGCTCAAGAAATATCCGCCCAAGGTTGCCCGGAAGCGGGCCAGACAGATACTGATAAACGAAGCCCTTGAAAACGACACCCCGGAGATCCTGGCCAACGTCAGGACCATTCCCGGCATCATTACCATGCGCGGCTGCACGTACGCCGGCTGCAAGGGCGTTATCCTGGGCCCCACCCGCGACATCGTCAACCTGGTACACGGCCCCATCGGCTGCAGCTTCTATGCCTGGCTGACCCGGCGCAACCAGACCGATGCCGGTGAAGACGGCGAGCAGTACATGAACTACACCTTTTCCACCGACATGCAGGATTCGGACATCATCTTCGGCGGGGAGAAGAAGCTGGAGATGGCCATCCAGGAAGCCTACGACACCTTTCATCCCAAGGCCATCGCCGTCTTTGCCACCTGTCCGGTCGGACTCATCGGCGACGACATCCACACCGTGGCCAGGAAGATGAAGGAAAAGTTCGGTGACTGCAACGTGTTTGCCTTTTCCTGCGAGGGGTACAAGGGTGTTTCCCAGTCGGCCGGTCATCACATCGCCAACAACCAGGTGTTCCGCCATATCGTCGGCACCAACGACGAACCGCAGGAAGGCGAGTACCGAATCAACCTGCTGGGCGAATACAACATCGGCGGCGACGGATTCGAGATCGACCGTATTTTCAAGAAATGCGGGATCACCAACGTGGCCACCTTTTCCGGCAACTCCACCTATGACCAGTTCGCCACCTCGCACCAGGCAGATCTGAACTGCGTCATGTGCCACCGGTCCATCAACTACGTGGCCGACATGCTGGAGACCAAGTTCGGTATCCCCTGGGTCAAGGTCAACTTCATCGGCGCCGAGGCCACGGCCAAGAGCTTGCGCAAGATCGCCGCCTATTTCGGTGACCAGGAGCTCATCGACCGGGTGGAAAAGGTGATCGAAGAGGAGATGCCGGCGGTCAAGGCGGCCCAGGAGGATGTTCTGCCGCGGACCAGTGGCAAGACGGCGATGATCTTTGTCGGCGGCTCCCGGGCCCATCATTACCAGGAGTTGTTCAAGGAGATGGGCATGAAAACCATCTCGGCCGGCTACGAGTTCGCCCACCGGGACGACTACGAGGGCCGCCACGTTCTGCCCAAGCTCAAGGTGGACGCGGACAGCCGCAACATCGAGGAAATCGAGGTGGAACCGGACGAGACCCGTTACCGGCCGCGGAAGACCCCCGAGGAGCTCAAGGCCCTGGAAGAAGCAGGACTCAAGTTCAAGTCCTACGAAGGGCTGCTGCCGGATATGGAAGAGGGGACATTGGTCATCGACGACCTGAACCAGTACGAGGCCGAAAAACTGGTGGAACTGATGAAGCCCGACATCTTCTGCGCCGGCATCAAGGAGAAGTTCTCCATCCAGAAGCTGGGCATCCCCATGAAACAGCTCCACAGCTATGACTCCGGCGGTCCCTATGCCGGTTTCAAGGGCGCCATCAACTTCTACAACGAGATCGACCGGCTGGTCAACAGCCGGGTCTGGAGCTACATGAAGGCTCCATGGCAGGAGAACCCCCAGCTCTCCGGTGCCTACGTGTGGGAATAA
- a CDS encoding class I SAM-dependent methyltransferase yields MRQKKMNQNDFSALDPLGKALLAYWKGDKLAQITQEYRSGETKTIPASIFFRNINEFCPTEHVLEYCQGRILVVGAGTGVHALELEKNGHNVTALEVNHLAAQIMKERGVKDIRRCDFFEFTGELYDTIIMLGHNIGVCETVGRLNILLQKCRSLLVPGGQLLANSVNESVSRNIINNHGYPGEQEFRLSYAGNSGRWMRWLHVDFETLSRKAIECEWSIEKLVETQDGEFLARLIAA; encoded by the coding sequence ATGCGTCAGAAAAAAATGAATCAGAATGACTTCTCAGCTCTGGACCCATTAGGCAAAGCACTGCTTGCTTATTGGAAAGGAGATAAATTAGCTCAAATAACACAAGAATATCGATCAGGAGAAACAAAAACGATTCCTGCTTCTATATTCTTTCGTAATATTAATGAGTTTTGTCCAACAGAACATGTTTTAGAGTACTGCCAAGGTCGTATTCTGGTAGTTGGAGCTGGTACTGGCGTTCACGCCTTAGAACTTGAGAAAAATGGTCATAATGTTACAGCGCTAGAGGTCAACCACCTGGCAGCTCAAATAATGAAAGAACGAGGAGTTAAAGACATTAGACGCTGTGATTTTTTTGAATTCACAGGTGAGTTATACGATACGATCATTATGCTCGGGCACAACATCGGAGTCTGTGAAACAGTAGGTCGATTAAATATTTTGCTTCAAAAATGCAGGTCTCTTTTAGTTCCCGGCGGGCAACTTTTGGCAAATTCTGTCAACGAATCGGTATCACGAAATATCATAAACAATCACGGATACCCAGGAGAACAAGAATTCCGTCTATCTTACGCAGGTAATTCAGGCCGGTGGATGCGTTGGTTGCATGTTGATTTTGAAACACTATCCAGAAAAGCAATTGAGTGTGAGTGGTCTATCGAGAAGCTCGTTGAAACTCAAGATGGGGAGTTTCTCGCAAGATTAATCGCAGCATAA
- a CDS encoding Nif11-like leader peptide family natural product precursor — translation MAKKDVEALLIAGGEDKHIRAKYDAPATLEEFVTLAAEDGYHFTVEELTEVLRESGDNFEKHGNPPKRSIWWT, via the coding sequence ATGGCAAAGAAAGATGTTGAAGCATTACTCATCGCCGGAGGGGAAGACAAGCATATCCGCGCCAAATATGATGCACCGGCAACCTTGGAAGAGTTTGTGACCCTGGCCGCGGAAGACGGCTACCACTTTACCGTGGAGGAGCTTACCGAAGTTCTGAGAGAATCGGGAGACAACTTTGAAAAGCACGGAAACCCGCCCAAACGGTCCATCTGGTGGACCTGA
- a CDS encoding (2Fe-2S) ferredoxin domain-containing protein, whose product MARPERQIILCQSFRVDGDKKGLCHKQTDGFLQYLEEELLDRGLDCLVTATTCLKQCEKGPIMVIQPENWWFKGVNSEEAIDTILDGLEDGEPAAEYLLSA is encoded by the coding sequence ATGGCAAGACCAGAACGCCAGATCATTTTGTGCCAGAGTTTCCGTGTGGACGGAGACAAAAAAGGCCTCTGTCACAAGCAGACCGACGGCTTTTTACAGTACCTGGAGGAAGAGCTGCTGGACCGGGGACTGGACTGTCTCGTCACGGCCACCACCTGCCTCAAGCAGTGCGAAAAGGGGCCGATTATGGTTATCCAGCCGGAAAACTGGTGGTTCAAGGGTGTCAACAGTGAAGAGGCCATCGATACGATTCTCGACGGCCTGGAAGATGGTGAACCGGCGGCAGAATACCTGCTGTCAGCCTGA
- the nifK gene encoding nitrogenase molybdenum-iron protein subunit beta translates to MLLRHTPKEISERKALTINPAKTCQPIGAMYAALGIHGCLPHSHGSQGCCAYHRSTLTRHYKEPVSAATSSFTEGASVFGGQANLMQAFNNIFTIYDPDVIAVHTTCLSETIGDDLKQIRKKGYAEGKIPKNKYVLCASTPSYVGSHVTGFSTMVKAMTELAENTGKKNGKVNIIPGWVEPADMEEIKRITGLLGIDTILFPDTSGVLNGPLTGKFSMFPQGGTTIEELKATGDAVGTLALGEWCSGEAARELDKQCKVPCTVIDMPFGLKATDRFVDTLRTVAGVSVPESLARERGQLLDLISDMHQYLYHKKVAIAGDPDQVIAMTEFLVSIDMLPVHIVTGTPGKKFEKRIREITEGLPCEVNVKAKGDLFLLHQWMKNEPVDLLISNTYGKYIARDEDIPLVRWGFPILDRQGHQYFPTVGYKGGIRLLEKILGALLDRKDRDDPETSFELVL, encoded by the coding sequence ATGCTACTGAGACATACACCAAAAGAAATATCCGAGCGCAAGGCCCTGACCATCAATCCGGCCAAGACCTGCCAGCCCATCGGTGCCATGTACGCGGCGCTCGGCATCCACGGATGCCTGCCACACAGTCATGGTTCCCAGGGCTGCTGCGCCTATCACCGCAGCACCCTGACCCGGCATTACAAGGAACCCGTATCCGCAGCCACCAGCTCCTTCACCGAAGGTGCCTCGGTTTTCGGGGGCCAGGCCAACCTGATGCAGGCCTTCAACAATATCTTCACCATCTATGATCCAGATGTCATCGCCGTGCATACCACATGCCTGTCCGAGACCATCGGTGACGACCTCAAGCAGATCCGCAAGAAAGGATACGCTGAAGGTAAAATCCCGAAAAACAAATACGTTCTCTGCGCCTCGACCCCGAGTTACGTGGGCTCCCACGTGACCGGCTTCTCTACCATGGTCAAGGCCATGACCGAGCTGGCCGAGAACACCGGCAAAAAAAACGGCAAGGTCAACATCATCCCCGGCTGGGTCGAGCCGGCGGACATGGAAGAGATCAAACGGATAACCGGTCTGCTCGGGATAGATACCATCCTGTTTCCGGATACGTCCGGCGTGCTCAACGGCCCTTTGACCGGGAAATTCAGCATGTTTCCCCAAGGGGGCACCACCATCGAGGAACTCAAGGCCACCGGTGATGCGGTGGGTACCCTTGCCCTTGGCGAATGGTGCTCCGGCGAGGCGGCCCGGGAACTGGACAAGCAGTGCAAGGTCCCCTGCACGGTCATCGACATGCCCTTTGGCCTCAAGGCCACCGACCGGTTCGTCGATACCCTGCGCACCGTCGCCGGGGTTTCGGTCCCCGAGAGCCTGGCCCGCGAGCGCGGCCAGCTGCTGGACCTGATCTCCGACATGCACCAGTACCTCTACCACAAGAAAGTGGCCATTGCCGGCGATCCCGACCAGGTCATCGCCATGACCGAGTTCCTGGTCTCCATCGACATGCTGCCGGTGCACATCGTCACCGGCACGCCGGGCAAGAAGTTCGAAAAACGGATCCGTGAGATCACCGAGGGACTGCCCTGCGAGGTCAATGTCAAGGCCAAGGGAGATCTCTTCCTGCTCCACCAGTGGATGAAAAACGAGCCGGTGGACCTGCTCATCAGCAACACCTACGGCAAGTACATCGCCCGGGACGAGGATATCCCGCTGGTCCGCTGGGGCTTCCCGATCCTGGACCGCCAGGGCCACCAGTACTTCCCCACCGTTGGCTACAAGGGCGGTATCCGCCTGCTGGAGAAAATCCTCGGCGCCCTGCTGGACCGCAAGGATCGTGACGATCCTGAAACCAGCTTTGAGCTCGTTCTCTAA
- the nifH gene encoding nitrogenase iron protein yields the protein MRKVAIYGKGGIGKSTTTQNTVAGLVEIGRKVMVVGCDPKADSTRLLLGGLAQKSVLDTLREEGEDVELEDIRKLGYGGTWCVESGGPEPGVGCAGRGIITSINMLESLGAYEESEELDYAFYDVLGDVVCGGFAMPIRDGKAEEIYIVVSGEMMAMYAANNISKGIVKFAQSGNVRLGGLICNSRNVDNEKEMIEKFAEKLGTRMIYFVPRDNDVQRAEINRQTVIEWNSDVPQAKEYRGLAKAIDENEKFVVPTPMEIEELEKLLMDFGLMA from the coding sequence ATGAGAAAGGTAGCGATTTACGGCAAAGGCGGTATCGGCAAGTCCACCACCACCCAGAACACGGTTGCAGGACTGGTTGAAATCGGCCGCAAGGTCATGGTGGTCGGCTGCGATCCCAAGGCAGACTCCACCCGGCTTCTCCTTGGCGGTCTGGCCCAGAAATCGGTTCTCGACACCCTGCGCGAGGAAGGAGAAGACGTGGAACTCGAGGATATCCGCAAACTGGGTTACGGCGGCACCTGGTGCGTTGAGTCCGGCGGTCCGGAACCGGGTGTCGGCTGCGCCGGCCGGGGTATCATCACCTCCATCAACATGCTGGAATCCCTGGGCGCCTATGAGGAGAGCGAAGAACTGGACTACGCCTTCTACGATGTCCTGGGCGACGTGGTCTGCGGCGGATTCGCCATGCCTATCCGCGACGGCAAGGCCGAGGAGATCTACATCGTCGTCTCCGGCGAGATGATGGCCATGTACGCAGCCAACAACATCAGCAAGGGTATCGTCAAGTTCGCCCAGTCCGGCAATGTCCGGCTCGGCGGCCTGATCTGCAACTCCCGGAACGTGGACAATGAAAAGGAAATGATAGAGAAGTTCGCCGAAAAACTCGGTACCCGGATGATCTATTTCGTCCCCCGGGACAACGATGTCCAGCGGGCGGAAATCAACCGCCAGACGGTCATCGAGTGGAATTCCGACGTTCCGCAGGCCAAAGAGTACCGCGGCCTGGCCAAGGCCATCGACGAGAACGAAAAGTTTGTCGTCCCCACCCCCATGGAGATCGAGGAACTTGAGAAACTGCTCATGGACTTTGGCCTGATGGCATAA
- a CDS encoding NifB/NifX family molybdenum-iron cluster-binding protein — protein sequence MTILPFPATRPPEPRLTLPMAARANNRIRFLPMARVTGALRPGEAMSYLESLLEEGRDIRRVILEGPGDPLADIEPTLETLELLRSLYPEMELSLTTLGLGAADHAADLAARGVSEATLLVDTLEAATAADLYAWIRPGRRTIPLPQSTALLVTEQRKAVETLARHGIRVHVRTTVYPGINEDQVEEIARHMAGLGSSSMTLVPFSPPGEDQEGPGALDEARLDQLGKQCANYLEVTILREEKQPDPLSDNADSAAAFPGPILPRPTRERPNVAVVSGSGMEIDLHLGQADRILIYGPREDGLTCLLEARPVPATEKGASRWETLAEACLKDCFALLAAHAGEAPKKVLASLGIRVLTMEDNIEGTVDVLYGGGKKKQGCAQPA from the coding sequence ATGACAATTCTTCCCTTTCCCGCAACCCGGCCCCCGGAACCCCGGCTGACCCTGCCGATGGCGGCCCGGGCCAACAACCGGATCCGTTTCCTTCCCATGGCCAGGGTAACCGGGGCCCTGCGCCCGGGTGAGGCCATGAGCTACCTGGAATCGCTGCTCGAGGAAGGCCGGGATATTCGCCGGGTCATCCTCGAGGGGCCGGGTGATCCCCTGGCCGACATCGAACCGACCCTGGAGACCCTGGAGCTTCTCCGGAGCCTATATCCGGAAATGGAGCTGTCCCTGACCACCCTGGGCCTGGGCGCGGCCGACCACGCGGCGGACCTGGCGGCCAGGGGAGTCAGCGAGGCGACACTCCTGGTGGATACCCTGGAGGCGGCGACGGCAGCCGACCTCTACGCCTGGATCCGCCCGGGCAGACGGACCATCCCCCTGCCCCAGTCCACGGCCCTGCTGGTAACCGAACAGCGCAAAGCCGTGGAGACGCTGGCCAGGCATGGTATCAGGGTCCATGTCCGGACCACGGTCTACCCGGGGATCAACGAGGACCAGGTGGAGGAGATAGCCCGGCACATGGCCGGTCTTGGCTCCTCCTCCATGACCCTGGTGCCCTTTTCCCCGCCCGGCGAAGACCAGGAAGGACCCGGAGCCCTGGACGAGGCCCGGCTCGACCAGCTCGGGAAACAGTGCGCCAACTATCTTGAGGTGACCATCCTCAGGGAGGAAAAACAGCCAGACCCGTTGTCGGACAATGCAGATTCAGCTGCTGCCTTCCCCGGACCAATCCTGCCCAGGCCGACCAGGGAGCGGCCCAATGTGGCGGTGGTCAGTGGCAGCGGCATGGAGATCGACCTTCATCTTGGCCAGGCGGATCGCATCCTCATCTACGGCCCCAGGGAAGACGGCCTCACCTGTCTGCTGGAAGCCCGGCCGGTCCCGGCCACGGAAAAAGGCGCTTCGCGCTGGGAGACCCTCGCCGAGGCCTGCCTCAAGGACTGCTTCGCCCTCCTGGCCGCCCATGCCGGTGAGGCCCCGAAAAAGGTCCTGGCGAGCCTGGGGATACGAGTCCTGACCATGGAGGACAACATCGAAGGAACCGTGGACGTGCTCTACGGTGGCGGTAAGAAAAAACAGGGTTGCGCACAGCCGGCATGA
- a CDS encoding transposase, whose product MDQIKLYNVERIVSLITDQTKTVRKHCNADNFIRVLRRCFQAIPDHRQVSKTSISLDDALMSAYAMFSLKDPSLLAFENRRLNEAENLRAVFGIENIASDTQMREILDPLSPREFRSGFTAVFRILQRGKDLEAMTCLDGHYLISGDGTGFYYSTKVGNDFCLRKKQENGKHAYYQQMYGAAIVHPDKREVIPFCPEMISNQDGTSKQDCERAAAQRFWREFRREHPHLPVIVTEDALSSNAPHIRELKALNLRFILGVKPGDHQFLFEQFDASVETGKVTEFNMDDPRDPKKYHVFRYVNGLSLNKSNQDLKVNLLEYWQADDKGNELRFAWVTDLEITRENAYEIMRAGRARWRIENETFNTLKNQGYHLGHNYGLGAQHLSMVFTTLMVLAFLVDQAQQLGCWLFRKAWEESRSKRQLWENVRSRFRELPVDSMETLYRSIAFGIKGYVVEVIEPDDVMT is encoded by the coding sequence ATGGACCAAATCAAACTCTACAACGTGGAACGTATTGTCAGCCTCATCACGGATCAGACCAAAACGGTGCGAAAGCATTGCAATGCTGATAACTTTATCCGAGTATTGCGCCGATGTTTTCAGGCGATCCCTGATCACCGCCAAGTCAGCAAAACGAGCATCTCCCTCGATGATGCTCTCATGTCAGCATACGCCATGTTCTCCCTCAAGGATCCCTCGTTGCTGGCTTTTGAAAATCGACGTCTCAACGAGGCCGAAAATCTGCGTGCCGTATTCGGTATCGAAAACATCGCCTCCGACACCCAGATGCGGGAAATCCTCGATCCTCTTTCGCCGCGTGAATTCAGATCAGGTTTTACCGCGGTATTCCGCATCCTCCAGCGCGGCAAAGACCTCGAAGCCATGACCTGTCTGGATGGACACTACCTGATCAGCGGTGACGGTACCGGTTTCTACTATTCGACAAAAGTCGGCAATGATTTCTGCCTCAGAAAGAAACAGGAAAACGGTAAACATGCCTACTACCAGCAGATGTATGGAGCAGCCATTGTCCATCCTGACAAACGGGAAGTCATTCCCTTCTGTCCCGAAATGATCAGCAACCAGGACGGCACCAGCAAGCAGGACTGTGAGCGGGCTGCTGCCCAGCGTTTCTGGCGAGAGTTCCGTCGCGAACACCCTCATCTTCCAGTCATCGTCACTGAAGACGCTCTGAGCAGCAATGCACCGCATATACGGGAGCTCAAGGCCTTGAACCTGCGTTTCATTCTTGGTGTCAAACCAGGTGACCATCAGTTTCTGTTCGAGCAGTTCGATGCCTCTGTCGAGACGGGTAAAGTGACGGAATTCAACATGGATGATCCCAGGGATCCAAAGAAATATCATGTCTTCCGCTACGTCAATGGCCTGTCCCTGAACAAGTCCAACCAGGATCTGAAGGTCAACCTGCTCGAGTACTGGCAAGCTGACGACAAGGGCAATGAACTGCGGTTTGCCTGGGTGACCGACCTGGAGATCACCAGGGAGAACGCCTATGAGATCATGCGGGCGGGCCGGGCCCGGTGGCGTATCGAAAATGAGACGTTCAATACCTTGAAGAACCAAGGGTATCATCTGGGACACAACTATGGCCTGGGGGCACAACATCTTTCAATGGTATTCACCACTCTGATGGTGCTGGCGTTTCTGGTTGACCAGGCTCAGCAGCTGGGATGCTGGCTTTTCCGCAAGGCCTGGGAAGAGTCCAGAAGCAAACGTCAGCTCTGGGAGAATGTCCGTAGTCGATTCAGGGAACTTCCTGTAGACTCGATGGAAACACTCTACCGGAGCATTGCTTTTGGCATCAAGGGGTACGTCGTCGAGGTGATCGAACCTGACGATGTGATGACCTGA
- a CDS encoding GNAT family N-acetyltransferase produces MGRPQPFIIRPARAADLPALTALLELLFSIEEDFSFDEALQRQGLGLLLDSQEAVILVAELQDRVIGMCTGQLLISTAIGGPKVVVEDVVVLPGHHRCGVGSRLLEELAAWARRRGASRLQLLADRNNQPALGFYSHQGWHKTRLICLCKEI; encoded by the coding sequence ATGGGCCGCCCCCAACCATTCATCATCCGTCCGGCCCGGGCTGCGGATCTCCCGGCCCTGACCGCCCTGCTCGAGCTCCTCTTTTCCATCGAGGAGGATTTCAGCTTTGACGAGGCACTGCAGCGCCAGGGCCTTGGCCTGCTCCTTGACAGCCAGGAGGCCGTCATCCTGGTGGCCGAGCTACAGGACCGGGTGATCGGCATGTGCACTGGCCAGCTACTCATTTCCACTGCCATTGGCGGGCCCAAGGTGGTGGTGGAGGATGTGGTTGTGCTGCCCGGGCACCATCGGTGCGGGGTGGGCAGTCGCCTGCTCGAGGAACTGGCCGCCTGGGCCCGCAGAAGGGGCGCGTCCCGCCTGCAGCTCCTCGCGGACCGGAACAACCAGCCGGCGCTTGGCTTTTACAGCCACCAGGGCTGGCACAAAACAAGACTTATCTGCCTCTGCAAGGAGATCTGA
- a CDS encoding P-II family nitrogen regulator — protein MKEVIAVVRINMMNQTKQALTDAGIDAFFAHEAQGRGKGFVNPQLLQGVEEGYEEAAALLGEKGKLYPKRMITAVVPDDKVPDVVKAIIATNQTGKPGDGKIFVLPVKDSVRVRTGETGETAIA, from the coding sequence ATGAAAGAGGTCATCGCCGTTGTGCGCATCAACATGATGAACCAGACCAAGCAGGCCCTGACCGACGCCGGGATCGACGCCTTCTTCGCCCACGAGGCCCAGGGCCGGGGCAAAGGCTTTGTTAATCCGCAGCTCCTTCAGGGCGTCGAGGAAGGATACGAGGAAGCCGCGGCCCTGCTGGGCGAGAAAGGCAAGCTGTATCCGAAGCGGATGATCACTGCCGTGGTTCCGGATGACAAAGTTCCAGACGTGGTCAAGGCTATCATCGCAACCAACCAGACCGGCAAGCCTGGAGACGGCAAGATCTTTGTCCTGCCGGTCAAGGATTCCGTCCGGGTACGGACCGGAGAAACCGGCGAGACAGCCATTGCCTGA
- a CDS encoding P-II family nitrogen regulator, translating into MMIMIRAIVRPEKADEVLAALMDAGYPAVTKYAVAGRGKQRGIKIGDVTYDEIPKTMLMSVVNEEDKDFVIQTIMDTARTSPNGAFGDGKIFVTEVEEVYTISSGTREDDTPAEEEVAS; encoded by the coding sequence ATCATGATAATGATCAGAGCAATTGTCCGGCCGGAAAAGGCCGATGAAGTCCTCGCCGCCCTCATGGACGCGGGATACCCGGCCGTAACCAAGTACGCCGTTGCCGGACGCGGCAAACAGCGCGGCATCAAGATCGGCGACGTCACCTACGATGAAATTCCGAAAACCATGCTGATGAGCGTGGTGAACGAGGAGGACAAGGATTTCGTCATCCAGACCATCATGGACACGGCCCGCACCAGCCCCAACGGCGCTTTTGGTGACGGCAAGATCTTTGTGACCGAAGTCGAGGAGGTCTATACCATCAGCAGTGGCACCAGGGAAGACGATACCCCGGCCGAAGAAGAGGTGGCATCATGA
- a CDS encoding IS110 family transposase, which translates to MRFYTKQHDFYCGIDLHTNKMYLCILNREGEIVLHRNIRTNPETFLRVLEPFREDIVVCAECMFSWYWLADLCADEGIPFVLGHALYMRAIHGGKSKNDKIDSHKIAALLKGGLIPMAYVYPRKMRATRDLMRRRNHLMRKRAELLAHIQNTASQYNLQLPLGRIAKAKNRENLLERFDDPAVQMSVAANLDMIDTYDQVLAVLEQEIIKSAKEHDSTAYALLKTIPGVGRIIALNLLYEIEDIDRFPRVQDFASYCRLVKCAKESNGKKYGTAGRKIGNAHLRWAFSEAAQLFLKGNERGQRYLQKITSKHGKGKGLSILAHKLGRAVYFMLKNRQGFDMNRFLAA; encoded by the coding sequence ATGAGATTTTACACCAAACAGCATGATTTTTATTGCGGAATAGACCTCCACACCAACAAAATGTATCTCTGCATCCTCAACCGGGAAGGAGAGATTGTCCTGCACCGGAATATCAGAACCAATCCGGAGACCTTCCTCAGAGTGCTAGAGCCTTTCCGGGAGGACATCGTCGTCTGTGCGGAGTGCATGTTTTCCTGGTACTGGCTCGCCGATCTCTGCGCGGACGAGGGGATTCCCTTTGTCCTGGGTCATGCCCTCTACATGCGGGCCATCCACGGCGGCAAGAGCAAGAACGACAAGATCGACTCCCACAAGATAGCTGCCCTGCTGAAAGGAGGACTGATCCCCATGGCCTATGTCTATCCCAGGAAGATGCGGGCAACCCGTGACCTGATGCGGAGGCGTAATCATCTAATGCGCAAGCGGGCTGAACTGCTGGCCCACATACAGAACACGGCCAGTCAGTACAACCTTCAGCTCCCCCTGGGACGGATCGCCAAGGCAAAGAACCGGGAGAACCTGCTTGAGCGCTTCGATGATCCGGCAGTCCAGATGTCGGTGGCAGCCAATCTGGACATGATCGATACCTATGATCAGGTTCTTGCTGTACTCGAGCAGGAAATCATCAAAAGTGCCAAAGAGCATGACTCCACGGCCTATGCCCTGCTCAAGACCATCCCTGGCGTGGGTCGCATCATTGCTCTGAACCTGCTCTATGAGATCGAGGATATCGACCGTTTTCCAAGGGTGCAGGATTTTGCCTCCTACTGCCGCCTGGTCAAGTGCGCCAAGGAGTCCAATGGCAAAAAGTATGGCACAGCCGGCAGGAAGATCGGCAATGCCCATCTGCGCTGGGCTTTTTCAGAGGCCGCGCAGCTTTTTCTCAAGGGTAACGAGCGGGGGCAGCGCTATCTCCAGAAGATCACCAGTAAGCACGGCAAGGGCAAGGGCCTGTCCATCCTGGCCCACAAGCTGGGGCGGGCCGTGTACTTCATGCTCAAAAACAGACAGGGGTTTGATATGAACAGATTTCTTGCCGCATGA